A window of Bacillus toyonensis BCT-7112 genomic DNA:
AAGTATAAGGAAGAATCCATATTGTTTTATATAATCAATTACGTCATTTGCACTAGTTGATTTTTCAACGTGGATACCGTCTTTATTAGTAGTAATATGAATATCTTTCATTTTTACTTCATTCGTTTCTTTTTGTAAATCAATCCACTCTATGTTTGGAATACTCTCTAGATCTTTTAATACTTCTTTTAATGGTTTCACACCTAAGTAAGGATGATAGAATGCACCAATAATTCCATCGGATAATTTAGCAACAGATAAAGCACGCTCTTTCATTTGGGCAATAGCTCGTGGTTTATCTTCTTCAATAAATCCAACTGTTTCAGGCATTAATTTCATTCCATGTAGAAATGATGGTGTACTTCTATACGCTGGAGAGTGCATGGATTTCCAAGTTGTATCACTTAACTGCAGTTGACCTACATAAGTTGAAAAGTACTTTGATAAGATTTCATAACCTTTTTGAGACATTGTGTAATGAGGTGCTTCAAATGCGACAGGATATAGTTTAGCATCTACAAGTTCTTGGATACCTTTTTCAATATGATCTGTCGTATATTTTTCTTCAAATGCTTCACCTTTTTTTACATATTGGTTATATGCCTCTATATTTGGGAAATTATCTTTTGTTTTTGGCTTTTCATGCTTCGGTTGACGAATGGGTTGATCAGTTTTTACGTCCCAAAATTCAAACCCTTCACCAGTTTCACTGTCATAAAATTGGTGAGTATAACCATGCATAATAATTGCTGCACCATCATCTTGCATAGAGCGTAAAAGATCGACTAGTTCGGGTTTATCTTTTAAATGTAGTGTTTCACCTGTATCTGGATCTGTATATACAGGAATAACAGTTATCATGTAAGGAATCTTTTTCTTCTTTAATAAGTCGGCAATATCCTGTAATTGATTTATATCTGCAGCTGGGTGAACATCCTCGAGGCGTAAATAGGCTAATTTTTTATTAGTTTCAGGTTTTTGTTGAAAATAAGAAAATAAGCTTTCGCCAATATAATAAGATATCCAATCAAAGAGGTTGGAAGTTGCAACGTAATACGAATTGTTTTGCTGTACAATTAATGGATAAGTATTATTGTCTCTTAAGGCATGGGCAAGAATTGTTCCATTTGTATCAAGTTGTTTAATTGATCTCTCTTCCTCTAATGTATTCTTTAGCTTACGTGTTGGATATTCAATTTTATCAGAGTTTATATCTTCGTTTTTAAGTGTGATGAACGAAAAACGATTAGATAACTGTTCTATGTTTTGACCTAAAACTAGTAGTGGTCCGGGGAAGCTTTCTAGAAATTCTTTTGCTTCAGTAGAAAGTTCTTCTTGTTTTTCACCCATGTAAATAACGTGTGTATACGAAGATTTATCAGTTACTTCAGATAACTGTTTTATATTTTTAATTGTTATATCATTAGTGAAATGTCCTACTTGTGTATTAAGTATTTGGATATCACTTGTAATTTGATCATCATTTGAACTGTATAAAATAAGGACTTTCGACTTTTCGGTTTTTTGTGCGGAAATAGGGACAGGAATTAATAGTAGTAAACTGAATAAGAGTAATAGCCATTTTTTCATATTATTATTCTCCTAGTTTATATTTAGAATTCAATTTACAATTATATACAAAAAATAAGTTATAGTCTATGAAAGTTACATTTTTGCACGTATTTACCAAATGTTTTTTCACAAAATAGGCCTAAAGCATGATGATAATATGTATAGTTATTTGCTATGATAAAAGAGTAAGAGAATGATAGAACATAGGTAATTGTAAAGGGAAGGCTGAAAGGGGACAAATTTCAGCGGAGAAAGAGGTAGAGGTAGTGAAGAAATTCTTTGTAGGATTTTTAGTCGTTCTTGGGGTGTATTTATATTTCCAAGGAAAGTCTGAAGGAATGGATAAGCTAGTGAAAGAGACAAGCTATGTTGATTCAGAAGAAGCAAAACAGATGAAACAAATTATTATAGAGGAAGCAAAGAAAGTAAATCTTCCAGAATGGATACCTCTTACAATTGCCGAACATGAAAGTCGATTGAATCCAAGAAGTATTGGAGACAACGGAACTTCATTCGGATTGTTTCAATTGCACCGTGGTGGTGGACTTGCGCCAGATCATTTAACTGATGAAGAGTTGAAAGACCCACGTACAAATGCACAAATTGCAATGCCGCATTTGGTGAAGGGATATAAGCGCGGGGTGCAAAGAGGCTTGACTGATTTTGCATTATTGAAATATGTAGCGAATACATCAGGATGGCCAGGGAATTTAGGGCCAGAGTGGACGGATAACAATATGAAGTATAACGTTGGATTAGAGAACGTATACTATCGAAATAAAGGTGTACTAAAAGAGTAGGTTTTCGATACCTACTCTATTTTTTTATGGATATTTTTGTCTTCCTGCCTTGTGAAGTACTGCGCTAGTTGTATGTTCACTTCTTCTAGTTTTGTAGAAACTTGTGGTATTTTATATCCTACATACAACGGTGAAACGACAAACCTAGGAACAACTTTACAAATAATTTTTCCGTTTAAGTGATAGAAGAATAAGTTATAACTGCTACACCCTTTATGGAAATCTGTCAGTATGTATCGTACAGTTTGCTGAATGTAATTTGCCATTTCATCTATACATGCAATATCATCAATGATTATATTGAATTCAGTAAAACCGATAATAGGAAGCTCTGAAATATTGAGTTCAATACGTTCATTTTTTTGAACAATTATCCCTTGGAAATTTTCCTCTTCAATATTCTCGAGATAGTCTACATGTTTCATTCCGATAATTTGCATGTGTGCATGATGCAAACTTCCGCCTGAAAATGGACCATGATTTTTGTATAAAATTACAGATGAAAAGTCTTCGTTTTCCTGTAACTTTAACCAATGTTGAATAGAGAAATGAATTAGTTTTCGCATATGCTCTTCTGTATATGTTGCGATATGATCTTCACAATTATCCGTTTCGATTAAAACGGTTTGAAATGTATCTTTTAATGTAGGGAATTTATTTTTCAACCAAATAATTGAGCCCTCAGTTTCTAAAATATCCGTTAAATTTTCTCTATCGCAAAATGGACATGCAGCGCTTCTGTTCCGAATGCTTTCTGGTTTTTGTTTACCGATATCGTTTAAAAAATATAGTTGTTGTGTATCCATTTGTATATACCCCTTTAAAATATGTGTAAAAATCCCGCTTAATACATTCGGGGAAAGGAGGAGGAAATCCTTTAAAGTGAATAGGGAAAAATAAAAGACAAGATATCCTCATTACGATAGGGTATCTTGTCTTTTATTTTTTCTTTAATAATGTGTATGGATAATATAGAGTATTTTCACTATGTTTCGTTTTTCTATTTTTTATTGTGTATAAGGCGATTGCTGTACTTGTGATTATAATAATGGCTTTCTTCATATTCATATACCCCTTTTTATTGTTGGTTTAATTCTTGGCTAACTGCCTTTGCATCGACTAAAGCATGTAAGATCATTTTCACCATGTTCATCATATTTCTTCACTCCTTTTTATAGTTCCTTTAGTTCTTTTACAACTGCTTGTCCGTTCACTAATACCTCAAAGATTGCTTTTACGATTTCTTTCATCATGATTGTTTCCTCCTTTTGTTTGTCTCTCTTGTTTACATCTTTATTGTATAGGGAGGCATCTTTTCGTACTATCGCTTTCCATTACGTGAACATAACAGTTTTGTAAGATTTGATGTCACTTATTGAAATGTTTAGTCTATCTTCATTATTTTCAGAAAAATGACTATTCAAACATAAAATAGGGAAGTATAATAAAGAAGTAAGTATTAAATTCCGTACGAAAGGGGTGAATGAGATGAAACGTTCTTTAGCTGCGCGTGCCAAATTTTTAGATTTTATCTATTTTTGTCGTGCGATTTTTCATGATGTAATTGTTAACGGGATACGTCTGCCCTTTTTTAACAATTGCATAGTAGCTATTGAACGATAGAAATCTCTTCACCCATTTTTAATAAACGTGTGAAAAGGGAGCTATTTGGCTTCCTTTTTCTATGTCGAAAATCATGGGGAATGTTTCTTTCCCATGGTTTTTTTATATTGAAAGGAGTACGGAAAATGACAATTTGTAGTGTAAATAATGTAACGAAATCTTTTGGTGGAAACATCATATTTGAAAATATATCGCTTGAAATAAAGAATGGTGAACGTGTTGGTTTAGTTGGCCGTAACGGTAGTGGGAAGACAACAATCTTTGGTCTTCTAACAGGAATGGAGAATGTGGATGCAGGAGCCGTTCATATGAAGAAAGGTACACGTATTGGTCATGTCGCACAAATTCCAAAGTTTGATGAGGGCATGACTGTATACGATGTATTGGGTTCCGCCTTTAAAGTAGAAAAGGAATTAGAAAAAGAAATGCGTGTTTTAGAAAAAAATATGACGGAGGAACGGGAAGCGTCTGCTTTGCAAAAACTGATGGAGAGGTACGGTGTAATTCAAGAAAAATTTACGTTTCTTGGTGGTTATGAAATAGAGGCAAATATTATGAAGGTAGCAAATGGTCTACAAGTGACGGAACTATTCCTCCGATCATTTCTAGAATTAAGTGGAGGAGAACAGACGAAGGTAAGCCTTGCGTATATGCTATTGCAGAAACCAGATTTACTTCTATTAGATGAACCGACAAATCATTTGGATTTATTTGCAGTCGAATGGTTAGAGCAATTTTTAAAAGAATACACCGGAACGGTTATGGTTATTTCACATGATCGCTATTTCCTTGATGAAGTTGTAACGAAAGTTTTTGATTTAGAAGATGGAGAAATTCACGTGTATCATACGAATTATTCTCAGTTTGTTGAGGAGAAGGAAGAAAGGTTGCTTCATGAGTTTCAGGCTTATCAAGAACAGCAAAAGAAAATAAAGAAAATGAAAGAAGCAATTAAGCGTCTACGTGAATGGGCAAATCAAGCGAATCCGCCGAATGAAGGACTGCATAAGAGAGCGAGAAATATGGAACGTGCGTTAGAACGTATGGAGAAGTTAAAGAGACCGATTTTAGAACGAAAACAGATGGGACTTCAGTTTGAAGGGCAAGAGAGAAGCGGGAAAGATGTTGTTGTAATGAAAGAAGTGAGTAAAGGTTTTTCTGACAAACCTTTATTTGAACAAGCGAATTTACATGTTCGTTTTCAGGAGCGTGCGGCTATCGTTGGTCGTAATGGCACAGGGAAGACTACGCTACTAGAATTACTATTAGAAGAAATAGAGCCAGATGCTGGTGAAATTCGGATGGGTAGTAGTGTCAAAATTGGTTATTTATCGCAGCATGCGTACGGAAATATGAAGAGTAATGTATTGGAAGCTTTCAGAGAGTATGTAGCTGTAACAGAGGGAGAAGCAAGACATATATTAGCTAAGTTTTTATTTTATGGTCCAGCTGTGTTTAAGAATGTAACGCAACTGAGCGGTGGAGAAAAAATGAGGCTAAGACTGGCGCAACTTATGTATCAAGACATCAATTTTTTAATTTTAGATGAGCCGACAAACCATCTTGATATTGAATCAAGGGAAGTTTTAGAGGAAGCTCTTGAGCAATATAATGGAACGATTTTAGCTGTTTCACATGATCGTTATTTTTTAAATAAGTTATTTGAAAAGACGTATTGGATTGATGAACGCAAATTATTTGAGTTTGCAGGGAACTATGCATGGGCTCGTCAAAAGTGGGAGGAAAGGATTGAGAAGCAAGTAATAAGGCAGAAACCTCAAGGGAGAAAAAGTATTGAAACAGTCCCTGTAAAAAAGAAAGAAGCTAGGAATATTGAGGGGATTGAAACCGAGTTAATGCGTGTAGAAGAAGATATATATGCACTTGAATGTAAAATGGAACATGTAGCTGATGTTGAAATGCTTGAACAATTGTATGAAGAAAAACGAAAAAGAGTTGTTACGAGCGGAGTTATATAATGAGTTAGATAATATTGTGGGGTAAAGAGTAGAAAGCTAATTCCTTTCAGTTTTGCTGAAGGGATTAGCTTTCTTTTTTTATAACTATATTTTACTGTAAGAGATAAATGAAAAAGTGTGTTTCACGTGAAACAGTAACTTGGGTAAATCTTTGTTACGCATCTTGTATAGGTTGTGAAACATATGCAATGATGAGGCAAAATATATATGTTATTAGTAGATTTTCGATAGGATTAATTACGAAAGTAAAGGCTAATTATTTCCCGAGACATAAGTATGTATGATGGAAATCTGAGATTGAAAATAAAAAAGAAAGCAGAGTCACAGCTTTACGCGCTGAACTCTGCTTTCTTTTTGTGTGGTATCTTCTTTTGTTGAAATGATAATAGCGATCCCGAGCATAATAAAAAAAGCTAAAAAGAGGACGAATTTTGGGAAGAAAGGGAATAGTAATAGCGCCCCGACTATCATAATTGTTAATAATACGTAGTGCAGGACATATTGGAATAGGTTGTCCATGTTTTCGCCCCCTTTTTGGTAATTGATTATTAGTATTCTATGTTTCATGCTGAAGGAATAGAAGTAGTTTTTATGTTTTTTAATATAAAATGTGGATGCATAAACTAAAAAACATTAGAAACGATACATATTGAAAACGAAAAGGGACTTATAAAAAAAGCTATAGTAGGGGTTGAGTGAAGATAACTACAACGATATGTAGTTTCCTAAATTAAATAGACAATATTTTTGAAAAAAACCATAAAAATATTTATTTAGAAAGAATTGACAAAATATATTGAAAGTTATAATCTATTAACCATAAAGTCTACCGGAAAAGTCGGAATAAGATTGTTACCCCTCAAAAACATCTATTTTTTACGATTAAAACCGACTTTTCCGATTGGTTATAAATGTTGCTGTGGGAGGCATACATAAGGCAAGCAGTTCATAAGGTGTAATTATTAAAAAAAAGTTAGGGTGGGGACAATGAAGAAAAAGACGAAAAAATGGGCTGGTGTATTTTCGGTATTAATGAGTAGTTCGCTTGTGCTATCTGCTTGTGGGGGACAGGAAGATAAGGCTTCTACAGAACCGGTTAAACAACAAGATTTAAAAAATATAAAAATTGAAAAGATCGCTGCGACAGATAAAACGAAAGTACCAGATAAAGCGAAGAATAGAAAAGATACGCTAGTAGTTGGTATTAGTAAACCTGGTGGCGTATTTTTACCATATTTCCAACAAAATGGTTGGGATGGAAACGTGACTTCAGTGATTTTTGCATCTCTTGTATCAACGGATAAACAAGGGAAACCAATTCCGGAATTAGCGGAGAAGTGGGACGTTTCTTCTGATCAGTTAACATATACATTCCATTTACGTAAAGACTTAAAATTTAGCGATGGATCGCCATTAACAGCAGATGATGTAGCGTTCACATTGACGCTTTTACATGATAAGGCATATGAAGGTGAAATAGATATCTCTCAATATGCGGTTAAAGGTGGTAAAGAATATAAAGAAGGAAAGGCAACTTCTATTGAAGGTATTCAAGTTGTTGATCCACAAACAATTAAAATTACCACTGAAAAAGTTAATTCACAAGCTATATTTGTTTTAGGTGGTACAGTATTATCAAAAGCTTATTACGGAAAAGATTACAAACAAAATACAAGTTTAGATTACTTAAAAGAGTTATATGGAAAACCGATAGCTGCGGGTCCATATAAATTTGAAAAGTATATCCCGGGGCAAGAAGTTCGATTTGTAGCAAATGAAAATTATTATGCGGGCAAACCCAAAATTCCAAACTTCATTTATAAAATTACTTCTGGCGATACGAAGCTTCAATTATTCCAAACAGGTGAGGTTGACTACACTGGCCTAGGTACTGGTGATGAAATTCTTGAACAGGCTAAGGGTTTAGAATTTGCGAATATCCAAATCGAAACAGCAGCGTCATTTAGTTATATTTATATGAATAATAATAAGCCGTACTTAAAGGATAAAAAGGTTCGCCAAGCACTTATTTACGGATTAGATCGTAAAAAATATGTTGATACAGCATTGAAAGGATACGGTACGGTAGCTAATGTACCAATTCATCCAACTTCTTGGGCTTATACGGAAGAAGGAGTTAATAAATATGAATACGACAAAGAAAAAGCGAAAAAATTATTAGATGAAGCAGGATGGAAAGTTGGTTCGGATGGAGTTCGTGAAAAAGATGGTCAAAAATTAAAGCTTTCTTATTTCGGCCCAAGTGCGGCTAAAGATAGTGATTTATTAATTCCAATTGCGAAAGAGAATTATAAAGAAATAGGTGTAGAATTTAATCCAGAATTTATGGACTTTAATACTATGCTTTCGAAGGTAAATAAAGGTGACTATGATTTAGCTTCTGTTTCGACACCGATTACAAGTGATCCGAGTGAAACAGCTGGTGAATATTTGTCTGGTGTCAATGATAAGAGTCTTGGTTATAAAAATGCGAAAGTAGATGAGTTAATTAAAAAAGGTATTGAGACAGTTGATATTGAAAAACGTAAACCTATTTATAAAGAATTATATAAAGAGTTAAGTGATGACCCACCAGTAATTCTATTAAACTACCGTAGAACAATTACTGGTTATAACGGGAATATAAAAGGAATTGACTCTGAAAAATACAATAGTATTAGCGCAAACTTACCAGTTTTATCATTTGAAAAATAACGATAAGGATGTATAAATAGAAGACATTTTTTCATTCGGTTAGTAATGTACCGCTTTGAAAAAATGTTCTTCTATTTTAGGCATAAGATTGGAGAGAAAAAGGGTGAAAACATATATCGTTCGTAGGTTGTTACAAATGATTCCTACACTGTTCGGAACATCAATTATTATTTTCTTCCTGTTTGCGCTTCTTCCAGGAGACTATATTGATTCAAATCCAAAGATTACACCTGAAAGGGCAGCTGAACTTAGGGAATTATATGGATTAAATAAGCCAATTGTTGAGCGTTATTTTCATTGGTTAGGTAATGCATTGCAAGGGGATTTTGGTTTTTCGCTTCAATATCAGGAACCTGTAACGTCATTATTAAATAAATTTATTTGGAATTCTTTTAGTGTAGCTGTTATTGCATTGTTTTTTATTTGGCTAATTGCACTTATTATCGGCGTATTCTCAGCGACGAAGCAACATTCTTTATTCGATAAACTTGTAACAATTGGTGTCTTTGCAGCAATGTCATTTCCTTCATTTTTTATCGGTTTGTTTTTAATTAAGGTGTTCGCGGTGGACTTTAAGTTATTACCGATAGGCGGAATGATTGATGTCGGGAGTAATTCGACTGGATTAGCTTACGTAATAGAAGTTGCCAAGCATATGGTTTTACCAGTATTTATTTTGACTCTTCTTGGTGTGGGTTCATTAACTCGTTACTTTAGAACAAGCATGTTAGAGGTTGTAAGGCAAGATTACATACGAACAGCACGGGCGAAAGGTTTAAAGGAGAAGACTGTTATTTATAAGCATGCGTTAAAAAATGCAATATTACCGGCGATTACGTTAT
This region includes:
- a CDS encoding DUF2334 domain-containing protein codes for the protein MKKWLLLLFSLLLLIPVPISAQKTEKSKVLILYSSNDDQITSDIQILNTQVGHFTNDITIKNIKQLSEVTDKSSYTHVIYMGEKQEELSTEAKEFLESFPGPLLVLGQNIEQLSNRFSFITLKNEDINSDKIEYPTRKLKNTLEEERSIKQLDTNGTILAHALRDNNTYPLIVQQNNSYYVATSNLFDWISYYIGESLFSYFQQKPETNKKLAYLRLEDVHPAADINQLQDIADLLKKKKIPYMITVIPVYTDPDTGETLHLKDKPELVDLLRSMQDDGAAIIMHGYTHQFYDSETGEGFEFWDVKTDQPIRQPKHEKPKTKDNFPNIEAYNQYVKKGEAFEEKYTTDHIEKGIQELVDAKLYPVAFEAPHYTMSQKGYEILSKYFSTYVGQLQLSDTTWKSMHSPAYRSTPSFLHGMKLMPETVGFIEEDKPRAIAQMKERALSVAKLSDGIIGAFYHPYLGVKPLKEVLKDLESIPNIEWIDLQKETNEVKMKDIHITTNKDGIHVEKSTSANDVIDYIKQYGFFLILGFVIIVFLLLLRRAKKLES
- a CDS encoding transglycosylase SLT domain-containing protein codes for the protein MKKFFVGFLVVLGVYLYFQGKSEGMDKLVKETSYVDSEEAKQMKQIIIEEAKKVNLPEWIPLTIAEHESRLNPRSIGDNGTSFGLFQLHRGGGLAPDHLTDEELKDPRTNAQIAMPHLVKGYKRGVQRGLTDFALLKYVANTSGWPGNLGPEWTDNNMKYNVGLENVYYRNKGVLKE
- a CDS encoding DUF4931 domain-containing protein, with product MDTQQLYFLNDIGKQKPESIRNRSAACPFCDRENLTDILETEGSIIWLKNKFPTLKDTFQTVLIETDNCEDHIATYTEEHMRKLIHFSIQHWLKLQENEDFSSVILYKNHGPFSGGSLHHAHMQIIGMKHVDYLENIEEENFQGIIVQKNERIELNISELPIIGFTEFNIIIDDIACIDEMANYIQQTVRYILTDFHKGCSSYNLFFYHLNGKIICKVVPRFVVSPLYVGYKIPQVSTKLEEVNIQLAQYFTRQEDKNIHKKIE
- a CDS encoding RAxF-45 family protein, translated to MKRSLAARAKFLDFIYFCRAIFHDVIVNGIRLPFFNNCIVAIER
- a CDS encoding ABC transporter substrate-binding protein; this translates as MKKKTKKWAGVFSVLMSSSLVLSACGGQEDKASTEPVKQQDLKNIKIEKIAATDKTKVPDKAKNRKDTLVVGISKPGGVFLPYFQQNGWDGNVTSVIFASLVSTDKQGKPIPELAEKWDVSSDQLTYTFHLRKDLKFSDGSPLTADDVAFTLTLLHDKAYEGEIDISQYAVKGGKEYKEGKATSIEGIQVVDPQTIKITTEKVNSQAIFVLGGTVLSKAYYGKDYKQNTSLDYLKELYGKPIAAGPYKFEKYIPGQEVRFVANENYYAGKPKIPNFIYKITSGDTKLQLFQTGEVDYTGLGTGDEILEQAKGLEFANIQIETAASFSYIYMNNNKPYLKDKKVRQALIYGLDRKKYVDTALKGYGTVANVPIHPTSWAYTEEGVNKYEYDKEKAKKLLDEAGWKVGSDGVREKDGQKLKLSYFGPSAAKDSDLLIPIAKENYKEIGVEFNPEFMDFNTMLSKVNKGDYDLASVSTPITSDPSETAGEYLSGVNDKSLGYKNAKVDELIKKGIETVDIEKRKPIYKELYKELSDDPPVILLNYRRTITGYNGNIKGIDSEKYNSISANLPVLSFEK
- a CDS encoding ABC transporter permease is translated as MKTYIVRRLLQMIPTLFGTSIIIFFLFALLPGDYIDSNPKITPERAAELRELYGLNKPIVERYFHWLGNALQGDFGFSLQYQEPVTSLLNKFIWNSFSVAVIALFFIWLIALIIGVFSATKQHSLFDKLVTIGVFAAMSFPSFFIGLFLIKVFAVDFKLLPIGGMIDVGSNSTGLAYVIEVAKHMVLPVFILTLLGVGSLTRYFRTSMLEVVRQDYIRTARAKGLKEKTVIYKHALKNAILPAITLLAFELPGLFSGAIIIEQIFNWPGIGNIQLEALNFRDYTVLMAFTMFLSCLTIVSNFFADIVYAVVDPRIRLK